From Microplitis mediator isolate UGA2020A chromosome 11, iyMicMedi2.1, whole genome shotgun sequence, one genomic window encodes:
- the LOC130677705 gene encoding mediator of RNA polymerase II transcription subunit 22-like, producing the protein MMSSVRTLPQSKEALLKSYTIRLKDDIKSMLENFEEILKLGKGDTDSQLSRMTQCEQDTYEMHVRAANIVRAGESLMKLVSDIKQYLILNDFPSVNEAIATNSKLFRQKQAECDQKLATLRDDMAADLYDLEEEYYTSIYK; encoded by the exons atgatgagTAGCGTACGCACATTACCGCAAAGTAAAGAAGCATTACTTAAATCGTACACAATTAGATTGAAGGATGATATTAAATCAAtgttggaaaattttgaag AAATTCTGAAGCTGGGAAAAGGTGACACAGACTCACAGCTATCGCGAATGACTCAATGTGAGCAGGACACCTACGAAATGCACGTACGGGCTGCTAATATTGTACGCGCTGGTGAATCCCTAATGAAGTTGGTATCGGATATAAAACAGTACCTGATTTTAAATGACTTTCCATCAGTAAACGAAGCGATTgcaacaaattcaaaattattcagaCAAAAACAGGCCGAGTGCGATCAAAAACTCGCTACATTGCGTGATGACATGGCCGCGGATCTATACGATCTTGAAGAAGAATATTATActtctatttataaataa
- the LOC130677695 gene encoding gamma-aminobutyric acid type B receptor subunit 1 isoform X1 encodes MELSEFIILSLIATISCKLPPSDDNILHIGGIFPIGGEGGWQGGQACMPAANLALDDVNREKNLLPGFELKLHSNDSECEPGLGASVMYNLLYNAPQKLMLLAGCSTVCTTVAEASKMWNLVVLCYGASSPALSDRNRFPTLFRTHPSATVHNPTRIKLFQKFGWSRVAILQQAEEVFISTVEDLEGRCKEAGIEIVTRQSFLSDPADAVRNLRRQDARIIVGLFYVVAARRVLCEVYHQNLYGKSYVWFFIGWYEDNWFEINLDKEGITCTKEQMRQAAEGHMTTEALMWNQNNDTTISGMTSEDFRMRLNKMLKEDGYDVDNNRYPEGYQEAPLAYDAVWSVALAFNKTMDKLSKSGKSLKNFTYTDKEIADEIYSAINSTQFLGVSGYVAFSSQGDRIALTQIEQVIDGKYVKLGYYDTQSDNLTWKNMERWIGGKVPQDRTIVRKVLRTVSTPLFACMSACSALGILIAILLIIFNVWNRHRRVVLSSHPVCNTIMLVGVIICFISVFLLGLDGHFVSPGEYAHVCQARAWMLSIGFTLAFGAMFSKVWRVHRLTTKTKADQAKLFMAKQKVSSVQKNIQPWKLYTMVSALLVIDFIILGAWQGLDPLQRTIEIFPLEPSPHGDDDAKISPELEHCESENNGIWLGLIYGYKGIVLVFGLFLAYETRSIKVKQINDSRYVGMSIYNVVILCLITAPVTIVIASQQDASFTFVALAIIFCCFLSMALIFVPKVIEVIRHPRDKAESKYNPDMGMSKEDEERYQKLVNENDELQRLIAQKEEKIKVLKQRLAERDVVKGGAVSGSNFGAGQGGAAAGGNVPKDSLIVADFVTGEGTSDSAIGGGISVYTRSSRASASDFEFSESYL; translated from the exons atggaGTTgagtgaatttattattttgtcacTAATCGCAACTATTTCATGCAAATTACCTCCTAGTGATGACAATATTTTGCATATTGGAGGAATATTTCCTATTGGAGGTGAAGGAGGATGGCAAGGAGGTCAA GCATGCATGCCCGCGGCAAATTTAGCACTAGACGATGTCAATcgtgagaaaaatttactacCAGGATTTGAATTAAAACTGCATTCGAATGACAgcgaa tgtGAGCCAGGTTTAGGTGCATCTGTAATGTATAATTTACTCTATAATGCGCcacaaaaactaatgttaCTCGCTGGTTGCAGTACTGTCTGTACAACAGTTGCAGAAGCATCAAAAATGTGGAATTTAGTTGTC CTTTGTTACGGTGCATCATCTCCAGCATTATCTGATCGTAATAGATTTCCAACGTTATTTCGTACTCATCCTAGTGCAACTGTTCATAATCCGActcgaattaaattatttcaaaaatttggatGGTCGCGTGTCGCCATCTTACAACAGGCTGAAGAAGTTTTTATatct ACCGTAGAAGATTTAGAGGGCCGTTGCAAAGAGGCGGGCATCGAAATCGTGACACGTCAGAGTTTTCTATCAGATCCTGCAGACGCAGTGCGAAATTTACGGCGGCAGGACGCGCGGATCATCGTGGGTCTATTTTACGTTGTAGCTGCACGGCGAGTCCTCTGCGAAGTCTATCATCAGAATTTGTACGGGAAAAGCTACGTCTGGTTCTTTATCGGGTGGTACGAGGACAATtggtttgaaataaatttagacAAAGAGGGAATAACTTGCACGAAAGAGCAAATGCGTCAAGCGGCCGAGGGTCACATGACTACGGAGGCCTTGATGTGGAATCAGAATAATGACACGACCATAAGTGGCATGACTTCTGAGGACTTTAGGATGCGGCTTAATAAAATGCTCAAGGAGGATGGTTATGATGTTGATAATAATCGATACCCAGAAGGTTATCAAGAAGCTCCTTTGGCTTATGATGCCGTTTGGTCTGTTGCTttag CTTTCAACAAAACAATGGACAAACTCTCAAAGTCAGGAAAGAGCCTGAAGAACTTCACTTACACCGACAAAGAAATCGCCGACGAAATCTACTCAGCCATAAACTCGACCCAATTTCTCGGCGTCTCC GGATACGTCGCCTTCAGTTCTCAAGGAGACCGAATAGCCTTAACCCAAATCGAGCAGGTGATCGACGGGAAGTACGTGAAGCTGGGGTACTACGACACCCAGAGTGACAATCTGACCTGGAAGAACATGGAGCGATGGATCGGGGGGAAAGTACCCCAAGACCGTACCATAGTCCGGAAGGTTCTACGAACCGTCTCGACGCCGCTCTTCGCCTGCATGAGCGCTTGCTCTGCCCTCGGGATCTTGATCGCCATCTTGCTGATAATCTTCAACGTCTGGAACCGTCACCGACGTGTCGTTCTCTCCTCCCACCCAGTCTGCAACACGATAATGCTCGTCGGGGTCATCATCTGCTTCATCTCCGTGTTCCTTCTCGGCCTCGACGGACATTTCGTCTCACCCGGGGAGTACGCCCACGTCTGCCAGGCCCGTGCTTGGATGCTATCCATCGGATTCACTCTCGCCTTCGGTGCCATGTTCTCCAAAGTATGGCGCGTCCATCGCCTGACCACCAAGACCAAGGCCGACCAAGCGAAGCTCTTCATGGCCAAGCAAAAGGTCTCCAGCGTCCAGAAGAACATCCAGCCCTGGAAGCTCTACACTATGGTCAGCGCCCTTCTGGTCATCGACTTCATCATTCTCGGTGCCTGGCAGGGTCTCGATCCTCTCCAGCGTACCATTGAAATCTTCCCACTGGAGCCTTCACCTCACGGGGACGATGATGCCAAAATTAGTCCCGAACTCGAGCACTGCGAGAGTGAAAATAACGGAATCTGGCTGGGTCTCATCTACGGCTACAAGGGAATTGTCCTAGTCTTTGGCCTCTTTCTGGCCTACGAGACCCGCAGCATCAAAGTAAAGCAGATAAACGACTCCCGTTACGTCGGGATGTCAATTTACAATGTCGTCATCTTGTGTCTCATCACTGCCCCAGTGACGATCGTCATCGCGAGCCAACAGGATGCCAGTTTTACTTTCGTTGCCTTGGCAATTATTTTCTGCTGCTTCTTGAGCATGGCCCTTATTTTTGTGCCCAAGGTAATTGAGGTCATCAGGCATCCGCGAGATAAAGCCGAGTCCAAGTACAATCCGGACATGGGAATGTCCAAAGAAGACGAGGAACGATACCAGAAGCTCGTCAACGAGAATGATGAGCTTCAAAGATTAATCGCACAG aaaGAAGAGAAAATCAAAGTACTGAAGCAGAGATTGGCGGAACGGGATGTTGTGAAAGGTGGCGCTGTAAGCGGATCTAATTTTGGAGCTGGTCAAGGGGGCGCTGCGGCAGGTGGTAATGTACCAAAAGACTCGCTGATTGTCGCGGACTTTGTTACCGGCGAGGGGACCTCTGATAGTGCAATCGGTGGGGGTATTTCTGTTTACACGAGATCTTCACGTGCATCCGCAtctgattttgaattttcagagtcatatctttaa
- the LOC130677695 gene encoding gamma-aminobutyric acid type B receptor subunit 1 isoform X2 codes for MELSEFIILSLIATISCKLPPSDDNILHIGGIFPIGGEGGWQGGQACMPAANLALDDVNREKNLLPGFELKLHSNDSECEPGLGASVMYNLLYNAPQKLMLLAGCSTVCTTVAEASKMWNLVVLCYGASSPALSDRNRFPTLFRTHPSATVHNPTRIKLFQKFGWSRVAILQQAEEVFISTVEDLEGRCKEAGIEIVTRQSFLSDPADAVRNLRRQDARIIVGLFYVVAARRVLCEVYHQNLYGKSYVWFFIGWYEDNWFEINLDKEGITCTKEQMRQAAEGHMTTEALMWNQNNDTTISGMTSEDFRMRLNKMLKEDGYDVDNNRYPEGYQEAPLAYDAVWSVALAFNKTMDKLSKSGKSLKNFTYTDKEIADEIYSAINSTQFLGVSGYVAFSSQGDRIALTQIEQVIDGKYVKLGYYDTQSDNLTWKNMERWIGGKVPQDRTIVRKVLRTVSTPLFACMSACSALGILIAILLIIFNVWNRHRRVVLSSHPVCNTIMLVGVIICFISVFLLGLDGHFVSPGEYAHVCQARAWMLSIGFTLAFGAMFSKVWRVHRLTTKTKADQAKLFMAKQKVSSVQKNIQPWKLYTMVSALLVIDFIILGAWQGLDPLQRTIEIFPLEPSPHGDDDAKISPELEHCESENNGIWLGLIYGYKGIVLVFGLFLAYETRSIKVKQINDSRYVGMSIYNVVILCLITAPVTIVIASQQDASFTFVALAIIFCCFLSMALIFVPKVIEVIRHPRDKAESKYNPDMGMSKEDEERYQKLVNENDELQRLIAQKEEKIKVLKQRLAERDVVKGGAVSGSNFGAGQGGAAAGGNVPKDSLIVADFVTGEGTSDSAIETDHNG; via the exons atggaGTTgagtgaatttattattttgtcacTAATCGCAACTATTTCATGCAAATTACCTCCTAGTGATGACAATATTTTGCATATTGGAGGAATATTTCCTATTGGAGGTGAAGGAGGATGGCAAGGAGGTCAA GCATGCATGCCCGCGGCAAATTTAGCACTAGACGATGTCAATcgtgagaaaaatttactacCAGGATTTGAATTAAAACTGCATTCGAATGACAgcgaa tgtGAGCCAGGTTTAGGTGCATCTGTAATGTATAATTTACTCTATAATGCGCcacaaaaactaatgttaCTCGCTGGTTGCAGTACTGTCTGTACAACAGTTGCAGAAGCATCAAAAATGTGGAATTTAGTTGTC CTTTGTTACGGTGCATCATCTCCAGCATTATCTGATCGTAATAGATTTCCAACGTTATTTCGTACTCATCCTAGTGCAACTGTTCATAATCCGActcgaattaaattatttcaaaaatttggatGGTCGCGTGTCGCCATCTTACAACAGGCTGAAGAAGTTTTTATatct ACCGTAGAAGATTTAGAGGGCCGTTGCAAAGAGGCGGGCATCGAAATCGTGACACGTCAGAGTTTTCTATCAGATCCTGCAGACGCAGTGCGAAATTTACGGCGGCAGGACGCGCGGATCATCGTGGGTCTATTTTACGTTGTAGCTGCACGGCGAGTCCTCTGCGAAGTCTATCATCAGAATTTGTACGGGAAAAGCTACGTCTGGTTCTTTATCGGGTGGTACGAGGACAATtggtttgaaataaatttagacAAAGAGGGAATAACTTGCACGAAAGAGCAAATGCGTCAAGCGGCCGAGGGTCACATGACTACGGAGGCCTTGATGTGGAATCAGAATAATGACACGACCATAAGTGGCATGACTTCTGAGGACTTTAGGATGCGGCTTAATAAAATGCTCAAGGAGGATGGTTATGATGTTGATAATAATCGATACCCAGAAGGTTATCAAGAAGCTCCTTTGGCTTATGATGCCGTTTGGTCTGTTGCTttag CTTTCAACAAAACAATGGACAAACTCTCAAAGTCAGGAAAGAGCCTGAAGAACTTCACTTACACCGACAAAGAAATCGCCGACGAAATCTACTCAGCCATAAACTCGACCCAATTTCTCGGCGTCTCC GGATACGTCGCCTTCAGTTCTCAAGGAGACCGAATAGCCTTAACCCAAATCGAGCAGGTGATCGACGGGAAGTACGTGAAGCTGGGGTACTACGACACCCAGAGTGACAATCTGACCTGGAAGAACATGGAGCGATGGATCGGGGGGAAAGTACCCCAAGACCGTACCATAGTCCGGAAGGTTCTACGAACCGTCTCGACGCCGCTCTTCGCCTGCATGAGCGCTTGCTCTGCCCTCGGGATCTTGATCGCCATCTTGCTGATAATCTTCAACGTCTGGAACCGTCACCGACGTGTCGTTCTCTCCTCCCACCCAGTCTGCAACACGATAATGCTCGTCGGGGTCATCATCTGCTTCATCTCCGTGTTCCTTCTCGGCCTCGACGGACATTTCGTCTCACCCGGGGAGTACGCCCACGTCTGCCAGGCCCGTGCTTGGATGCTATCCATCGGATTCACTCTCGCCTTCGGTGCCATGTTCTCCAAAGTATGGCGCGTCCATCGCCTGACCACCAAGACCAAGGCCGACCAAGCGAAGCTCTTCATGGCCAAGCAAAAGGTCTCCAGCGTCCAGAAGAACATCCAGCCCTGGAAGCTCTACACTATGGTCAGCGCCCTTCTGGTCATCGACTTCATCATTCTCGGTGCCTGGCAGGGTCTCGATCCTCTCCAGCGTACCATTGAAATCTTCCCACTGGAGCCTTCACCTCACGGGGACGATGATGCCAAAATTAGTCCCGAACTCGAGCACTGCGAGAGTGAAAATAACGGAATCTGGCTGGGTCTCATCTACGGCTACAAGGGAATTGTCCTAGTCTTTGGCCTCTTTCTGGCCTACGAGACCCGCAGCATCAAAGTAAAGCAGATAAACGACTCCCGTTACGTCGGGATGTCAATTTACAATGTCGTCATCTTGTGTCTCATCACTGCCCCAGTGACGATCGTCATCGCGAGCCAACAGGATGCCAGTTTTACTTTCGTTGCCTTGGCAATTATTTTCTGCTGCTTCTTGAGCATGGCCCTTATTTTTGTGCCCAAGGTAATTGAGGTCATCAGGCATCCGCGAGATAAAGCCGAGTCCAAGTACAATCCGGACATGGGAATGTCCAAAGAAGACGAGGAACGATACCAGAAGCTCGTCAACGAGAATGATGAGCTTCAAAGATTAATCGCACAG aaaGAAGAGAAAATCAAAGTACTGAAGCAGAGATTGGCGGAACGGGATGTTGTGAAAGGTGGCGCTGTAAGCGGATCTAATTTTGGAGCTGGTCAAGGGGGCGCTGCGGCAGGTGGTAATGTACCAAAAGACTCGCTGATTGTCGCGGACTTTGTTACCGGCGAGGGGACCTCTGATAGTGCAATCG aaactGATCACAATGGCTAG
- the LOC130677695 gene encoding gamma-aminobutyric acid type B receptor subunit 1 isoform X3, whose amino-acid sequence MELSEFIILSLIATISCKLPPSDDNILHIGGIFPIGGEGGWQGGQACMPAANLALDDVNREKNLLPGFELKLHSNDSECEPGLGASVMYNLLYNAPQKLMLLAGCSTVCTTVAEASKMWNLVVLCYGASSPALSDRNRFPTLFRTHPSATVHNPTRIKLFQKFGWSRVAILQQAEEVFISTVEDLEGRCKEAGIEIVTRQSFLSDPADAVRNLRRQDARIIVGLFYVVAARRVLCEVYHQNLYGKSYVWFFIGWYEDNWFEINLDKEGITCTKEQMRQAAEGHMTTEALMWNQNNDTTISGMTSEDFRMRLNKMLKEDGYDVDNNRYPEGYQEAPLAYDAVWSVALAFNKTMDKLSKSGKSLKNFTYTDKEIADEIYSAINSTQFLGVSGYVAFSSQGDRIALTQIEQVIDGKYVKLGYYDTQSDNLTWKNMERWIGGKVPQDRTIVRKVLRTVSTPLFACMSACSALGILIAILLIIFNVWNRHRRVVLSSHPVCNTIMLVGVIICFISVFLLGLDGHFVSPGEYAHVCQARAWMLSIGFTLAFGAMFSKVWRVHRLTTKTKADQAKLFMAKQKVSSVQKNIQPWKLYTMVSALLVIDFIILGAWQGLDPLQRTIEIFPLEPSPHGDDDAKISPELEHCESENNGIWLGLIYGYKGIVLVFGLFLAYETRSIKVKQINDSRYVGMSIYNVVILCLITAPVTIVIASQQDASFTFVALAIIFCCFLSMALIFVPKVIEVIRHPRDKAESKYNPDMGMSKEDEERYQKLVNENDELQRLIAQKEEKIKVLKQRLAERDVVKGGAVSGSNFGAGQGGAAAGETDHNG is encoded by the exons atggaGTTgagtgaatttattattttgtcacTAATCGCAACTATTTCATGCAAATTACCTCCTAGTGATGACAATATTTTGCATATTGGAGGAATATTTCCTATTGGAGGTGAAGGAGGATGGCAAGGAGGTCAA GCATGCATGCCCGCGGCAAATTTAGCACTAGACGATGTCAATcgtgagaaaaatttactacCAGGATTTGAATTAAAACTGCATTCGAATGACAgcgaa tgtGAGCCAGGTTTAGGTGCATCTGTAATGTATAATTTACTCTATAATGCGCcacaaaaactaatgttaCTCGCTGGTTGCAGTACTGTCTGTACAACAGTTGCAGAAGCATCAAAAATGTGGAATTTAGTTGTC CTTTGTTACGGTGCATCATCTCCAGCATTATCTGATCGTAATAGATTTCCAACGTTATTTCGTACTCATCCTAGTGCAACTGTTCATAATCCGActcgaattaaattatttcaaaaatttggatGGTCGCGTGTCGCCATCTTACAACAGGCTGAAGAAGTTTTTATatct ACCGTAGAAGATTTAGAGGGCCGTTGCAAAGAGGCGGGCATCGAAATCGTGACACGTCAGAGTTTTCTATCAGATCCTGCAGACGCAGTGCGAAATTTACGGCGGCAGGACGCGCGGATCATCGTGGGTCTATTTTACGTTGTAGCTGCACGGCGAGTCCTCTGCGAAGTCTATCATCAGAATTTGTACGGGAAAAGCTACGTCTGGTTCTTTATCGGGTGGTACGAGGACAATtggtttgaaataaatttagacAAAGAGGGAATAACTTGCACGAAAGAGCAAATGCGTCAAGCGGCCGAGGGTCACATGACTACGGAGGCCTTGATGTGGAATCAGAATAATGACACGACCATAAGTGGCATGACTTCTGAGGACTTTAGGATGCGGCTTAATAAAATGCTCAAGGAGGATGGTTATGATGTTGATAATAATCGATACCCAGAAGGTTATCAAGAAGCTCCTTTGGCTTATGATGCCGTTTGGTCTGTTGCTttag CTTTCAACAAAACAATGGACAAACTCTCAAAGTCAGGAAAGAGCCTGAAGAACTTCACTTACACCGACAAAGAAATCGCCGACGAAATCTACTCAGCCATAAACTCGACCCAATTTCTCGGCGTCTCC GGATACGTCGCCTTCAGTTCTCAAGGAGACCGAATAGCCTTAACCCAAATCGAGCAGGTGATCGACGGGAAGTACGTGAAGCTGGGGTACTACGACACCCAGAGTGACAATCTGACCTGGAAGAACATGGAGCGATGGATCGGGGGGAAAGTACCCCAAGACCGTACCATAGTCCGGAAGGTTCTACGAACCGTCTCGACGCCGCTCTTCGCCTGCATGAGCGCTTGCTCTGCCCTCGGGATCTTGATCGCCATCTTGCTGATAATCTTCAACGTCTGGAACCGTCACCGACGTGTCGTTCTCTCCTCCCACCCAGTCTGCAACACGATAATGCTCGTCGGGGTCATCATCTGCTTCATCTCCGTGTTCCTTCTCGGCCTCGACGGACATTTCGTCTCACCCGGGGAGTACGCCCACGTCTGCCAGGCCCGTGCTTGGATGCTATCCATCGGATTCACTCTCGCCTTCGGTGCCATGTTCTCCAAAGTATGGCGCGTCCATCGCCTGACCACCAAGACCAAGGCCGACCAAGCGAAGCTCTTCATGGCCAAGCAAAAGGTCTCCAGCGTCCAGAAGAACATCCAGCCCTGGAAGCTCTACACTATGGTCAGCGCCCTTCTGGTCATCGACTTCATCATTCTCGGTGCCTGGCAGGGTCTCGATCCTCTCCAGCGTACCATTGAAATCTTCCCACTGGAGCCTTCACCTCACGGGGACGATGATGCCAAAATTAGTCCCGAACTCGAGCACTGCGAGAGTGAAAATAACGGAATCTGGCTGGGTCTCATCTACGGCTACAAGGGAATTGTCCTAGTCTTTGGCCTCTTTCTGGCCTACGAGACCCGCAGCATCAAAGTAAAGCAGATAAACGACTCCCGTTACGTCGGGATGTCAATTTACAATGTCGTCATCTTGTGTCTCATCACTGCCCCAGTGACGATCGTCATCGCGAGCCAACAGGATGCCAGTTTTACTTTCGTTGCCTTGGCAATTATTTTCTGCTGCTTCTTGAGCATGGCCCTTATTTTTGTGCCCAAGGTAATTGAGGTCATCAGGCATCCGCGAGATAAAGCCGAGTCCAAGTACAATCCGGACATGGGAATGTCCAAAGAAGACGAGGAACGATACCAGAAGCTCGTCAACGAGAATGATGAGCTTCAAAGATTAATCGCACAG aaaGAAGAGAAAATCAAAGTACTGAAGCAGAGATTGGCGGAACGGGATGTTGTGAAAGGTGGCGCTGTAAGCGGATCTAATTTTGGAGCTGGTCAAGGGGGCGCTGCGGCAGGTG aaactGATCACAATGGCTAG
- the LOC130677700 gene encoding nuclear pore complex protein Nup54: protein MSFGTSFGAATPASQPSFNFGSQSTTATPVKPTGFGTPSFGFSTPATTAPSLFGTQQNFGAQSFGTPSSNFGTSTSATTNTFTSTGSNFGFGTQNSSSFGAPVSSSFGAPVSSTFGTTSNFGAPTSTFGAPTTSNFGFGNFNPTTTTPSLFGNFPTTSAPAFGSSFTSFAKPATTFTGFGQSTQPGFGAQTSLAPGFGGTSLGFGTSVPQAQQPATASEALYNAVFNCQLFNDERDNTIARWNLIQALWGTGKAYYATDKPPLELNQENLLCRFKAIGYSCMPTTDNNDGLVVLCFNKKENDLKESKPQLITSLTTILGNKPNLTVNVDNVKASGDSKCQVAICVTEKGVTGSVRKIPANELVGFLSQPVQKQQLTSLGVENMFAQVKLDAAALKEYLENPPCAIDPRLWKQAQLDNPNPETYIPVPMIGFQQVKYRLKCQEEETARHRAFLDQVADKIQELQRAHTATQARLKEHRRSLLELQHRVLQVLVKQEITRKVGLSLQPDEEVLTRRFEAMHAQISAPTQFKGRISEMLSQLRMRRHVDLQGQERYTMDPIAQDDIKAYLGLEQDGMAQLIDTISTDLDHLKVIKDGMADLLTGSTA, encoded by the exons atgtcattCGGAACAAGTTTTGGTGCTGCGACGCCTGCAAGCCAGCCGTCATTTAATTTTGGCAGTCAATCAACAACAGCAACTCCTGTAAAACCAA cggGCTTTGGAACGCCGTCATTTGGCTTCAGCACACCAGCAACAACAGCGCCAAGTCTCTTCGGCACCCAACAAAACTTCGGTGCCCAAAGTTTCGGCACCCCATCATCAAATTTCGGTACCTCAACATCCGCAACCACCAACACTTTTACCAGCACCGGTTCTAATTTCGGTTTCGGCACCCAAAACTCTTCTTCCTTTGGCGCCCCAGTCTCATCAAGCTTCGGCGCTCCCGTGTCCTCAACCTTCGGCACAACATCAAATTTTGGCGCTCCAACTTCCACATTCGGCGCACCAACAACATCAAACTTCGGTTTCGGCAACTTCAATCCCACGACCACAACCCCCAGTCTCTTCGGTAATTTTCCCACCACCAGCGCCCCCGCATTCGGTAGCTCGTTCACTTCATTCGCAAAACCCGCCACAACCTTCACCGGATTCGGTCAATCAACGCAGCCCGGTTTTGGCGCCCAAACTTCACTAGCTCCTGGCTTCGGCGGAACTTCACTCGGTTTTGGCACATCAGTACCTCAAGCCCAGCAACCAGCGACAGCCTCCGAGGCTCTTTACAACGCGGTCTTCAACTGCCAGCTGTTTAATGACGAGCGTGACAACACAATCGCCCGGTGGAACCTCATCCAGGCTCTCTGGGGCACTGGGAAAGCCTACTACGCCACAGATAAGCCACCTCTGGAGCTGAACCAAGAAAATCTTCTCTGTCGATTCAAGGCAATTGGCTACAGTTGCATGCCCACGACAGATAACAATGACGGACTGGTTGTCTTGTGCTTCAACAAAAAGGAGAATGACCTCAAAGAGTCCAAACCCCAGTTGATTACATCACTGACAACCATTTTGGGCAACAAACCCAACCTCACAGTCAATGTGGACAATGTCAAGGCTTCCGGTGACTCGAAATGTCAAGTCGCGATCTGTGTTACCGAGAAAGGAGTCACCGGGTCGGTAAGAAAAATTCCCGCCAATGAACTCGTAGGATTTCTGAGCCAACCCGTCCAGAAGCAACAGCTGACTTCATTAGGAGTCGAAAACATGTTCGCGCAAGTGAAACTTGACGCGGCTGCGCTCAAAGAGTATTTAGAGAACCCGCCATGCGCGATAGACCCCAGGCTTTGGAAACAAGCTCAGCTAGACAATCCTAACCCCGAAACTTACATTCCCGTGCCGATGATCGGGTTCCAGCAAGTGAAGTACCGGCTCAAGTGCCAGGAAGAAGAGACTGCGAGGCATCGGGCGTTCTTAGATCAGGTCGCTGACAAGATCCAGGAGTTACAGAGAGCCCACACTGCAACCCAGGCTCGGTTGAAAGAACATCGTCGCTCGTTGTTGGAACTTCAGCACCGCGTACTTCAGGTCTTGGTAAAAcaggaaataactagaaaagtTGGGTTAAGTCTTCAACCGGATGAGGAAGTCCTGACCAGGAGATTCGAGGCGATGCATGCGCAGATCAGTGCGCCGACGCAGTTTAAGGGCAGGATCAGCGAGATGTTGAGTCAACTGAGGATGCGCAGGCATGTTGACCTTCAGGGACAGGAGAGGTACACTATGGACCCCATCGCGCAGGATGACATCAAAGCG tATCTCGGTCTGGAGCAAGATGGAATGGCCCAACTGATCGATACCATCAGCACAGATCTCGATCacctaaaagtaataaaagacGGCATGGCGGACCTCCTAACCGGAAGTACAGCCTGA